The Bradyrhizobium sp. CCBAU 051011 DNA segment CATCCTATCCGCGCGGCGTCGCGAAGCCGACAGATATTCTTAAGTGGGAGGCGGAGGGTTTACCGCGTCACTTCGTCTCGCTCAGGAACGCCTGATAGGCGAGCCGGATGCCTTCCTCGAGCCCGGTGCTGGCGCGCCAGCCGAGTTTTGCCAGCCGGCTGACATCGAGCAGCTTGCGCGGGGTGCCGTCCGGGCGTGAGGTGTCGAAGCCGATCTCGCCGGTATAGCCGACGGTCGCGGCGACCACGCGGGCGAACTCGGCGATAGTGATGTCCTCGCCGGTGCCGATATTGACCAGTTCGCTATCCGAATAGGTCTTCATCACATGGATGCAGGCGTCCGCGAGATCGTCGACATAGAGGAATTCGCGTCGCGGCGTGCCGGTGCCCCAGACCACGACCTGCTTCGCGCCCGAAACCTTGGCTTCGTGGAAGCGGCGGATCAGCGCGGCGACGACGTGGCTGTATTCCGGATGATAATTGTCACCGCTTCCATAGAGGTTGGTCGGCATCACGTTGATGAAGTCGGCGCCGTACTGGCTGCGATAGGCCTCCACCATCTTGATGCCAGCAATCTTGGCAATCGCATAGGGCTCGTTGCTCGGCTCCAGCGGCCCCGTCAGCATACAATCCTCGCGCAACGGCTGCGGCGCCAGTTTGGGATAGATGCAGGACGAGCCGAGGAACATCAGCTTCTCGGCGCCATTGACGTGCGCCGCGTGGATCACATTGGTCGCGATTGCCAGATTGTCGTAGAGGAATTCGGCGCGCAGCGTGTTGTTGGCGACGATGCCGCCGACCTTGGCGGCTGCGAGAAACACC contains these protein-coding regions:
- a CDS encoding GDP-L-fucose synthase → MASIPFDLKGKTVYVAGHRGMVGSALVRRLAAENVELLTATRSEVDLRDQAAVNQWFAAKRPQVVFLAAAKVGGIVANNTLRAEFLYDNLAIATNVIHAAHVNGAEKLMFLGSSCIYPKLAPQPLREDCMLTGPLEPSNEPYAIAKIAGIKMVEAYRSQYGADFINVMPTNLYGSGDNYHPEYSHVVAALIRRFHEAKVSGAKQVVVWGTGTPRREFLYVDDLADACIHVMKTYSDSELVNIGTGEDITIAEFARVVAATVGYTGEIGFDTSRPDGTPRKLLDVSRLAKLGWRASTGLEEGIRLAYQAFLSETK